A part of Methanocorpusculum vombati genomic DNA contains:
- a CDS encoding TDT family transporter — translation MKQFLLRIPLPLSGVALGTAALGSLLQNYSDSIPPVCGVLAAVVLSLVLLKYLWVPAAFRKDMNDPVLAGVAGTCTMALMILSTYLEPYSSEAAFGLWLAALLLHGALMVYYTVRFVRNAGLRDVLANYYIVYVGIAAAAVTAPVFGSQEIAAAAFWIGFTAFLIVFLPITVRYVRFPEVPDAVKPLICIYAAPASLCLTAYIETITPVSPEFLIGLYIAACLFYLFALYKVISYRNLPFYPSYAAFTFPFVIAATASTQVTSYLETFTGCALPLMEGVVLMQTGVAVVLVGYVLLRYLLFFLKRTPVGNK, via the coding sequence ATGAAACAGTTCCTGCTCCGCATACCTCTGCCGCTCTCAGGCGTTGCCCTGGGAACCGCCGCACTCGGAAGTCTTCTGCAGAACTATTCAGACAGTATTCCGCCCGTCTGCGGAGTGCTTGCTGCGGTGGTTCTTTCGCTGGTCCTTCTGAAATATCTCTGGGTTCCCGCGGCATTCCGAAAGGACATGAATGATCCGGTACTTGCAGGCGTTGCAGGCACCTGTACCATGGCGCTGATGATCCTGAGTACCTATCTCGAACCATACAGCAGCGAGGCAGCGTTCGGTCTGTGGCTTGCCGCACTTCTTCTGCACGGGGCACTCATGGTGTATTACACCGTGAGATTTGTCCGTAACGCCGGGCTGCGGGACGTCCTTGCAAACTACTACATCGTGTATGTCGGAATTGCCGCAGCTGCGGTTACCGCCCCGGTTTTTGGTTCACAGGAGATTGCAGCCGCGGCGTTCTGGATCGGTTTTACTGCATTCCTCATCGTGTTCCTCCCGATAACCGTACGGTATGTGCGGTTTCCCGAAGTGCCGGACGCGGTAAAACCTCTGATCTGTATCTACGCAGCACCGGCAAGTCTGTGTCTCACCGCCTATATCGAAACCATAACGCCGGTATCCCCGGAATTTTTAATCGGGCTGTACATTGCTGCCTGTCTGTTCTACCTCTTTGCTCTGTACAAGGTCATCAGCTACCGCAATCTCCCCTTTTATCCAAGTTACGCCGCATTCACCTTCCCGTTCGTCATCGCAGCGACCGCGTCCACGCAGGTCACCAGCTATCTGGAAACATTTACGGGATGCGCACTGCCGCTGATGGAAGGCGTTGTGCTGATGCAGACGGGAGTTGCCGTCGTGCTGGTGGGGTATGTGCTGCTGCGCTACCTGCTGTTCTTTTTGAAACGAACACCGGTCGGGAACAAATAA
- the aglJ gene encoding S-layer glycoprotein N-glycosyltransferase AglJ: MDFSKDDVCVLIPTLNEKATIGSVIEELQAEGYHQILVVDGHSTDGTPEIAEKLGATVMTQKGKGKGAAMIEAFETITAPYILMLDGDGTNPPEYADAMMEPLVRGRADHVIGNRLNQYERGALTRLNLWGNRLMNTLFKWAHGVYMTDILSGYRAFTLDSVRQMNLKEAGFEIETEISSAVIHRGLRFEVVPTYYKKRPGSPTKLHPIRDGYKILRAINKYGKMNNPLFHFSVIGVLMGIAGFCLGLYVLFEWLAGIEHLFMGILTMLLIITGILTFMIGFISDMILGYHRELMREMRILRTKLEEIEKNE, encoded by the coding sequence ATGGATTTTTCCAAAGACGATGTCTGTGTATTGATTCCGACACTCAATGAAAAGGCAACCATCGGGTCCGTTATTGAGGAGCTGCAGGCAGAGGGGTATCACCAAATACTTGTCGTAGACGGCCACAGCACGGACGGAACACCGGAGATCGCAGAAAAACTCGGTGCAACCGTCATGACGCAGAAGGGAAAAGGAAAAGGTGCCGCCATGATCGAGGCATTTGAAACGATTACCGCCCCCTACATCCTGATGCTTGACGGAGACGGCACCAACCCGCCGGAGTATGCGGACGCCATGATGGAACCGCTCGTACGCGGCCGCGCAGACCATGTCATCGGCAACCGGCTCAACCAGTACGAACGCGGTGCCTTAACCCGCCTCAATCTCTGGGGCAACCGCCTCATGAACACCCTGTTCAAATGGGCGCACGGCGTGTACATGACCGACATTCTCTCCGGTTACCGGGCATTTACCCTGGACTCCGTCCGGCAGATGAACCTCAAAGAAGCAGGATTTGAGATCGAGACCGAGATCAGCTCTGCAGTCATCCACCGCGGTCTCCGGTTCGAGGTCGTCCCAACCTACTACAAGAAACGTCCGGGATCCCCGACAAAACTGCATCCCATCCGCGACGGATACAAAATTCTCCGGGCAATCAACAAATACGGCAAAATGAACAACCCGCTCTTCCACTTCAGCGTCATCGGTGTTCTCATGGGCATCGCAGGATTTTGTCTGGGACTGTACGTGCTCTTTGAGTGGCTGGCAGGAATCGAGCATCTCTTCATGGGAATTTTAACCATGCTTCTCATCATCACCGGAATCCTCACCTTCATGATCGGATTCATCAGTGACATGATCCTCGGCTACCACCGCGAACTGATGCGGGAGATGCGTATCCTTCGCACAAAACTCGAAGAAATCGAAAAGAACGAGTAA
- a CDS encoding PRC-barrel domain-containing protein, with the protein MMKWQISDLFGMNVYSDKAVFLGKVEDVVLDVTNKKISGLALTGVNQNVLDIKNYQGVVIPYRIVKEVGDIILVRHIPGAFKVSEPLFGE; encoded by the coding sequence ATGATGAAGTGGCAGATCTCGGATCTCTTTGGAATGAACGTCTATTCTGACAAAGCAGTTTTCCTCGGTAAGGTTGAGGATGTTGTTCTGGATGTTACCAACAAGAAAATCAGCGGCCTTGCACTGACCGGCGTGAACCAGAATGTGCTTGATATTAAGAACTATCAGGGTGTTGTTATACCCTACCGTATCGTAAAAGAGGTGGGAGATATTATCCTTGTCCGCCATATTCCGGGAGCCTTTAAGGTGTCCGAGCCGCTCTTTGGGGAATAA
- a CDS encoding tRNA(His) guanylyltransferase Thg1 family protein — protein sequence MKDHEIFSGLITTVPFILRLDGRSFHHLSHDAGYDKPYDTAFSGSMVKTAQALLADSGFAPSFAYTFSDEISLYLTSPVFDCRVEKLVSVAAGFASSAFTLFSKARYPLSFDCRVVPIAEGQLATYLAWRQAEAWRNHINGYAHKLLMDTGLSATAAQRKLDGMKSSELHELAFSFGVNLAETPAWQRRGTAVYRAVQEKDGYNPVSRETVRVLRRVPVIDEDLPLFKTPEGASWLAARLSSAGADG from the coding sequence ATGAAGGATCACGAGATTTTTTCCGGCCTTATCACCACTGTCCCTTTTATTCTGCGGCTGGACGGGAGATCCTTCCATCATTTGTCCCACGACGCTGGATATGACAAACCCTATGATACGGCGTTTTCCGGGAGTATGGTAAAAACCGCGCAGGCACTTCTTGCGGACAGCGGATTTGCCCCGTCCTTTGCCTATACCTTTTCGGACGAGATCAGTCTCTACCTCACCTCTCCGGTTTTTGACTGCCGGGTCGAAAAGCTTGTCTCGGTCGCGGCAGGGTTTGCCTCGTCGGCATTTACATTGTTCTCCAAAGCCCGCTATCCGCTTTCGTTTGACTGCCGGGTTGTTCCGATCGCCGAAGGTCAGCTTGCGACATATCTTGCCTGGCGGCAGGCTGAGGCATGGCGAAACCACATCAACGGCTACGCGCATAAACTGCTGATGGATACGGGGCTGTCCGCGACCGCCGCGCAGCGGAAACTGGATGGTATGAAGTCTTCGGAGCTGCATGAACTTGCCTTTTCCTTCGGCGTGAACCTTGCGGAGACTCCGGCATGGCAGCGGCGCGGAACGGCGGTGTACCGGGCAGTTCAGGAAAAAGACGGCTACAATCCCGTGTCCCGGGAGACGGTGCGTGTGCTTCGCCGCGTGCCGGTGATCGATGAGGATCTGCCGCTTTTCAAAACACCGGAGGGCGCGTCATGGCTTGCAGCCCGTCTTTCCTCTGCCGGTGCTGATGGGTGA
- a CDS encoding DHH family phosphoesterase codes for MVESDGILPNNTQTHKKIKYLILGCGSIGYNVLEELKEDDENVLVVDVNEKRVEDLRDHRHQAIVGDITDPGLLAKIPEPEVVFILAADKDANLAAVQNIKSAYPQTHVIARAMDLFSADQLVDHGADVVLYPQQVVAKSAVNHMNNLVASRNAQRLFSLLSSWTGTLGIITHKNPDPDAISSAMALAAIASNASGGKLATRILYEGNIGHQENRAFVNLLEIKMERLTPEILGECNYLALVDCVAPGMNNDLPLDTPINIVIDHHSTEGVTRLRKPEFLDSRPNVGATASIMTQYLQELYLPIDKKVATALFYGIRADTKEFQRNLSPQDLHNAAYLLPLSDRSLLEVIMAPSVSQETLDVLGHAIVNREVKHGYLFSNVGYVRNRDAIPQAADMLLNLEGVTTAMVYGITDNSITLSARNKDIRLHVGDVMKEAFSPIPGASAGGHATMAALSIPLNAFSLVKNKDELLNMIIDPVLSNFMKLVGISEAEGDES; via the coding sequence ATGGTTGAGAGTGATGGGATTCTGCCGAACAATACCCAGACCCATAAAAAAATAAAATATCTTATTCTGGGCTGCGGCAGTATCGGTTACAATGTCCTCGAAGAACTCAAGGAGGACGATGAAAACGTCCTCGTTGTTGATGTAAATGAAAAACGTGTGGAGGACCTGCGTGACCACCGCCATCAGGCAATTGTGGGGGACATCACCGATCCCGGCCTGCTTGCAAAGATCCCCGAGCCTGAGGTGGTCTTCATTCTTGCAGCCGACAAGGATGCAAATCTTGCGGCAGTGCAGAATATCAAGAGTGCCTACCCGCAGACACATGTGATTGCCCGTGCCATGGACCTGTTCTCGGCGGACCAGCTGGTGGATCACGGTGCCGATGTTGTGCTGTATCCGCAGCAGGTTGTTGCAAAGTCTGCCGTCAATCACATGAACAATCTGGTTGCGTCACGCAACGCCCAGAGACTTTTTTCACTCTTAAGCTCGTGGACCGGAACGCTTGGCATCATCACGCACAAAAACCCGGACCCGGATGCAATCTCAAGTGCCATGGCGCTTGCGGCAATTGCTTCCAATGCTTCGGGCGGCAAACTCGCAACCCGGATCCTTTACGAAGGAAACATCGGTCATCAGGAAAACCGTGCGTTCGTCAATCTGCTTGAGATCAAGATGGAACGGCTGACCCCGGAGATTCTCGGTGAATGCAACTATCTTGCTCTGGTGGACTGCGTTGCCCCGGGCATGAACAATGACCTCCCGCTGGATACGCCGATCAATATCGTCATTGATCACCACAGCACGGAGGGTGTAACCCGTCTGCGGAAACCGGAGTTCCTTGACTCCCGTCCGAATGTAGGTGCAACGGCATCGATCATGACGCAGTATCTGCAGGAACTCTACCTGCCGATTGACAAAAAAGTCGCAACCGCTCTGTTCTATGGTATCCGCGCGGACACCAAAGAGTTCCAGCGTAATCTCTCGCCGCAGGATCTGCACAACGCCGCCTACCTTCTTCCGCTGTCGGACAGATCGCTTCTGGAGGTTATCATGGCCCCGTCGGTTTCGCAGGAGACGCTGGACGTTCTCGGTCATGCAATTGTCAACCGCGAGGTCAAGCACGGCTATCTGTTCTCCAACGTAGGATATGTCAGAAACCGTGATGCAATTCCGCAGGCTGCTGATATGCTGCTGAATCTGGAGGGTGTGACAACCGCAATGGTGTACGGTATCACCGACAACTCCATCACGCTTTCGGCCCGCAACAAGGATATCCGCCTGCATGTTGGTGATGTGATGAAGGAGGCGTTTTCCCCGATTCCCGGTGCGTCTGCGGGAGGTCACGCAACAATGGCAGCCCTGTCCATTCCGCTGAACGCGTTCTCTTTGGTGAAGAACAAGGATGAACTGCTCAATATGATCATTGATCCGGTCCTGTCCAATTTCATGAAGCTTGTCGGCATCTCCGAGGCTGAAGGGGATGAAAGCTGA
- a CDS encoding radical SAM protein, whose amino-acid sequence MTSDAIIIDGYVDEPACLGVPPYISPYIRTVAGVFAERGITPDYVTIDQLRHDPLKVAGLCAYSYVVMIAGVTVPGKYLAGTPATLTELQQIGFTLRGRTVSLLGGPIGFGYSPQGGARAIAQAVSGWSAMLRGEPAAALDAYLSGGEPEGVCRYPDYDRWAVLGADIIRKHPLYPRVMCELETAKGCSHAVTGGCSFCTEPFYGLPNRRDVSGITGEVAALAAAGAEHFRLGRQPDLLAFGTTGGAEFPRPDPDALRQLFDGIRHAAPSLRTLHIDNVNPGTIARHEEASREALSVIVAGHTAGDIAAFGIESADPAVVAANNLKGDADAVFRAVEIVNEVGAVRRDGIPELLPGLNFISGLAGETAETFLQNEAFLQRILDAGLMVRRVNIRQLMPFEGTRAYTDNTLGQHDREFRQFKERVRATFDVPMLERVFPLGTVLRDVVIEVSGQVSFGRQMGTYPILCGVPLQLPVGTVLDAAVVSYGQRSVTALPVPIEINRLSPAALKWLPGISKKSAATVAARRPYADAAAFLSVVSADAVRPLLPFMRF is encoded by the coding sequence ATGACGTCTGATGCGATCATTATCGACGGGTATGTGGACGAACCCGCGTGTCTCGGCGTCCCTCCCTACATCTCGCCGTATATCCGAACAGTCGCCGGAGTGTTTGCCGAGCGCGGCATCACCCCGGACTATGTGACCATTGATCAGCTGCGGCACGATCCGCTGAAGGTCGCGGGTCTTTGCGCCTACTCCTATGTGGTGATGATCGCCGGAGTTACGGTTCCCGGCAAGTACCTTGCGGGAACGCCTGCAACGCTGACGGAACTGCAGCAGATAGGATTCACGCTGCGGGGACGGACCGTATCACTGCTTGGCGGCCCGATCGGGTTTGGGTATTCCCCGCAGGGCGGGGCACGTGCCATTGCGCAGGCGGTCTCCGGATGGTCGGCGATGCTGCGCGGCGAACCTGCCGCCGCACTGGACGCATATCTCTCCGGCGGCGAACCGGAGGGGGTCTGCCGGTATCCGGATTATGATCGCTGGGCGGTGCTCGGCGCAGATATTATCCGGAAACATCCGCTTTATCCGCGGGTAATGTGTGAGCTGGAGACGGCGAAGGGATGTTCCCATGCGGTTACCGGCGGCTGTTCCTTCTGTACCGAGCCGTTCTACGGCCTGCCGAACCGGCGGGATGTTTCGGGCATTACGGGAGAAGTTGCCGCACTTGCGGCTGCGGGTGCGGAACATTTCCGGCTGGGACGTCAGCCGGATCTTCTGGCGTTTGGAACAACCGGCGGGGCAGAATTTCCCCGACCGGACCCTGATGCCCTGCGGCAGCTGTTTGACGGAATCCGGCACGCGGCCCCTTCCCTGAGAACCCTGCACATCGACAACGTCAATCCGGGAACCATTGCCCGGCACGAAGAAGCGTCCCGCGAAGCGCTGTCCGTTATTGTTGCCGGTCACACTGCCGGAGACATTGCAGCGTTTGGTATAGAGTCCGCCGACCCCGCGGTGGTTGCGGCCAACAATCTCAAGGGGGATGCGGATGCCGTGTTCCGGGCAGTTGAGATCGTGAACGAGGTCGGCGCGGTACGAAGGGACGGTATCCCCGAACTTCTGCCGGGTCTCAACTTCATTTCCGGTCTGGCCGGTGAGACCGCCGAGACGTTTCTGCAAAACGAGGCGTTCTTGCAGCGTATTCTTGATGCCGGACTGATGGTCCGCCGCGTCAACATCCGTCAGCTGATGCCGTTTGAAGGAACCCGCGCATACACGGACAATACGCTCGGGCAGCACGACCGAGAGTTCCGCCAGTTCAAAGAGCGCGTCCGGGCAACGTTTGACGTGCCGATGCTCGAACGCGTGTTTCCTCTGGGAACTGTTCTGCGTGACGTCGTCATTGAGGTGTCGGGCCAGGTGTCGTTTGGCAGGCAGATGGGGACGTATCCTATTCTCTGCGGTGTTCCCCTCCAGCTGCCGGTCGGAACCGTGCTGGACGCCGCGGTTGTTTCTTACGGACAACGGTCGGTGACGGCGCTGCCGGTACCGATTGAGATAAACCGGCTGAGTCCTGCGGCACTGAAATGGCTGCCGGGCATCTCCAAAAAGTCCGCGGCAACCGTTGCCGCACGAAGACCGTATGCGGATGCTGCGGCGTTTCTGTCGGTAGTATCCGCCGACGCAGTCCGGCCGCTGCTTCCCTTCATGCGGTTTTAA
- the pheA gene encoding prephenate dehydratase: MTTPRIEKVLHASIDKLYIGSEEFLAEIEAGLGTAAVSAPKVGYQGVAGSFGEQAALEYFGGTASAVTNYREFDDVFSALERGEIDYGVLPIENSTAGDVLEVADLITRCSLYVVGEHIIRVRHNLLGVSGASTETVREVYSHPQAISQCRDFLRHHAAINAYPYANTALAAKFIAETRNPAKASIGSLRAAELYGLDVLERNIQTAENNYTRFIILSRQMEITPQSDKISLAFSTAHKSGALYSILAHFAYNGLNLLKIQSRPKPDSPWEYVFFLDVAGNLEDANVLIALGKVREQSTWFKLVGNYPHCPHTDR; this comes from the coding sequence ATGACCACTCCCCGGATTGAAAAAGTCCTCCATGCCTCAATAGACAAACTGTATATCGGCAGTGAAGAGTTTCTGGCAGAGATCGAGGCCGGGCTGGGTACCGCAGCAGTATCCGCGCCAAAGGTCGGGTATCAGGGAGTTGCCGGATCCTTCGGGGAACAGGCCGCCCTTGAGTACTTCGGGGGAACCGCATCGGCAGTCACCAATTACAGGGAGTTCGACGACGTGTTTTCGGCACTGGAACGCGGCGAGATCGACTACGGGGTTCTGCCGATTGAAAACTCCACCGCCGGAGACGTACTTGAGGTTGCCGACCTCATCACGCGATGCAGTCTGTATGTGGTCGGCGAACACATCATCCGTGTCCGGCATAATCTGCTCGGCGTATCCGGCGCATCAACCGAAACGGTCCGCGAAGTGTACTCGCACCCGCAGGCCATCAGCCAGTGCCGGGACTTTCTCCGGCATCACGCCGCAATCAACGCCTATCCGTATGCAAACACAGCCCTTGCCGCGAAGTTTATTGCAGAGACCCGAAACCCCGCAAAAGCCTCTATCGGCAGCCTGCGGGCCGCAGAACTCTACGGACTGGATGTTCTGGAACGAAATATCCAGACCGCGGAAAACAACTACACACGGTTCATCATCCTCTCGCGGCAGATGGAAATTACCCCGCAGTCCGATAAGATCAGTCTCGCCTTTTCCACCGCCCACAAAAGCGGAGCACTCTACAGCATACTGGCCCACTTCGCCTACAACGGGCTGAACCTCCTGAAAATCCAGTCGCGCCCCAAACCCGACAGCCCCTGGGAATATGTCTTTTTCCTGGATGTTGCAGGAAACCTTGAGGATGCAAACGTTCTGATTGCCCTCGGAAAAGTCCGGGAACAGAGCACCTGGTTCAAACTGGTCGGTAATTATCCGCACTGCCCCCACACTGACCGGTAA
- a CDS encoding 6-hydroxymethylpterin diphosphokinase MptE-like protein, with amino-acid sequence MKAEEWEPYYSEILDFFGFSREDDERAAQILAELLPRDDIAKLRDAVWGRDCIVCGNAPSLAAEIRSTDFSGKVIIAADAAARVLLHAGHRPEVILSDIDGMDDDFLAMNDQGTILVLHAHGDNIPLVRSWVPKVRGPVVGTTQATPLAHVYNFGGFSDGDRCVFCAYELGAAHVTLIGFDLDDRSVDPVKHGKLMIARKLLKLLGHDV; translated from the coding sequence ATGAAAGCTGAGGAGTGGGAACCCTACTACTCTGAAATCCTCGACTTTTTTGGATTTTCCCGTGAGGATGACGAGCGTGCGGCACAGATCCTTGCCGAGCTTCTGCCCCGCGATGATATTGCGAAGCTCCGGGATGCGGTTTGGGGCCGGGACTGCATCGTCTGCGGGAATGCGCCGTCGCTTGCAGCCGAGATCCGTTCGACGGATTTTTCCGGCAAAGTCATCATCGCTGCGGACGCTGCGGCGCGTGTTCTTCTGCATGCCGGTCATCGCCCTGAGGTGATCCTCTCCGACATCGACGGCATGGATGATGACTTTCTTGCCATGAACGATCAGGGGACGATTCTGGTCCTGCACGCGCACGGGGACAATATTCCGCTGGTGCGCTCCTGGGTGCCGAAGGTGCGGGGTCCGGTTGTCGGGACAACCCAGGCGACACCTCTTGCGCATGTGTACAACTTCGGCGGGTTTTCGGACGGCGACCGGTGTGTATTCTGCGCGTACGAACTCGGCGCTGCACATGTGACTCTCATCGGATTTGATCTGGACGACCGGTCGGTTGACCCGGTGAAACACGGAAAACTGATGATCGCACGAAAACTTCTGAAACTTCTTGGTCATGACGTCTGA
- a CDS encoding winged helix-turn-helix transcriptional regulator, translated as MEKELLREIGIVILVICVLFSAAAVLFFAEGGEIYGFNHDPTNPVISLDHPELVIEVVDEDIVPLYDDTEIKTVELWELPTKEILRQLIISPTAYIPPLTAHLITLFISALGLAFLVLYRRQDSWANRQENGRPEQIRTLLTEHPGRSLQQIADALGISHSTARHYLRRLKKDEQISLFDYHGHPHYFASGSKPYTDLEKLMYIILSRKKEERVITAIREHPGITKRELTKKLRLTLPTGNWHLQRLLDDGLLMIIFDGVHNKYQLTNEAADAYKKILTGLSSIVSEP; from the coding sequence ATGGAAAAAGAACTGCTGCGGGAGATTGGTATTGTCATACTCGTGATATGTGTATTATTCAGCGCAGCAGCTGTACTTTTTTTCGCGGAAGGAGGAGAGATTTATGGATTCAACCATGATCCAACAAACCCTGTTATCAGTCTGGACCACCCAGAACTGGTAATTGAAGTGGTTGATGAAGACATTGTTCCCCTCTATGACGACACAGAAATTAAAACCGTAGAACTGTGGGAACTGCCAACAAAGGAAATTCTCCGGCAGCTGATTATCTCCCCTACAGCGTACATCCCGCCCCTCACCGCACACCTCATCACCCTCTTCATCTCCGCACTCGGCCTTGCCTTCCTCGTCCTCTACCGCCGCCAAGACAGCTGGGCAAACCGGCAGGAGAACGGCAGACCAGAACAGATACGCACCCTCCTCACCGAACATCCCGGGCGTTCCCTTCAGCAGATCGCAGACGCTCTCGGGATTTCTCACAGCACAGCACGCCATTATCTCAGGAGACTGAAGAAAGATGAACAGATCTCTCTGTTTGACTACCACGGACATCCGCACTACTTCGCCAGCGGCAGCAAACCCTACACCGACCTCGAGAAACTGATGTACATCATTCTCTCACGCAAAAAAGAAGAACGGGTGATTACCGCCATCCGGGAACACCCCGGCATCACCAAACGCGAACTCACCAAAAAACTCCGGCTCACCCTCCCCACCGGCAACTGGCATCTCCAGAGACTCCTTGACGACGGGCTGCTCATGATCATATTTGACGGCGTCCACAACAAATACCAGCTGACCAATGAAGCAGCAGACGCATACAAAAAGATCCTCACCGGCCTTAGCAGCATCGTGTCCGAACCGTGA
- a CDS encoding nuclear transport factor 2 family protein, with protein sequence MPVSAQTIDQITVLLSRYQTAYNDHNAEALAGLLAADVVMYGCRTEEVISGRESFLSAMRENFARYKTGGIRFADAEIKSEGVIAWLSASCMLLSTAGSGAVHETPCRFTAVLRGTGHAWEFAQIHMSLGYPYHA encoded by the coding sequence ATGCCTGTCTCTGCACAAACGATAGATCAGATCACTGTACTTCTCAGCCGGTATCAGACGGCGTATAATGATCATAATGCGGAAGCGCTTGCCGGACTTCTCGCTGCGGATGTGGTTATGTACGGCTGCCGGACGGAGGAGGTAATTTCCGGTCGGGAGAGTTTTCTTTCTGCGATGCGGGAGAATTTTGCCCGTTACAAGACCGGCGGTATCCGGTTTGCGGATGCGGAGATCAAAAGTGAGGGGGTTATTGCCTGGCTTTCGGCTTCCTGTATGCTGCTGAGTACTGCCGGAAGCGGTGCGGTACATGAGACGCCCTGCCGGTTTACGGCGGTTCTTCGCGGAACGGGGCATGCGTGGGAGTTTGCGCAGATTCATATGTCGCTTGGCTATCCCTATCATGCGTGA
- a CDS encoding GNAT family N-acetyltransferase produces the protein MESIRVRPYTSADYPFICELDAPLFSGMGGPVLFRHIEELFPSLFFVAENDAGNIIGYILGGIHLDDAATGKLIRIGVVPNYQRRECGTKLTAALFAEMKRRDVTAVHLTVAETNTAAITFYKKLGFVQKERIPEYFYPATPRLVLWKTL, from the coding sequence ATGGAATCTATCCGCGTCCGTCCGTATACCTCCGCAGACTATCCCTTCATCTGCGAACTGGATGCTCCGCTCTTTTCAGGGATGGGGGGGCCGGTACTCTTCCGTCATATCGAAGAACTCTTTCCCTCTCTCTTCTTTGTTGCGGAAAATGATGCGGGAAATATCATCGGCTATATTCTCGGCGGGATCCATCTCGACGATGCTGCAACCGGAAAACTGATCCGTATCGGCGTTGTGCCGAACTATCAGCGCAGAGAATGCGGCACAAAACTTACCGCCGCACTCTTTGCCGAGATGAAAAGACGCGACGTTACCGCAGTCCACCTGACGGTTGCGGAGACGAACACAGCCGCAATCACCTTTTACAAAAAACTCGGGTTTGTGCAGAAGGAGCGCATCCCCGAATATTTTTATCCGGCAACACCGCGGCTGGTTCTCTGGAAAACTCTTTAA
- the dapF gene encoding diaminopimelate epimerase, with product MTIAFTKLHGNGNDFILIDEMAGTVIPDDMKAQFAVSYCDRRFGIGGDGVLFISPSQTADVRMRLFQPDASEAEMCGNGIRCLAKYAFDNNYAKTKSFSVETLAGVLTVRAGYDAAGDFSATIDMGVPAYDAAAIPAVGSGDFSAEIAGMTVYAANTGVPHAVIFVEDVAAVDLDAVAPQIRHHALFPKGTNVNFVQVTGPSAITIRTFERGVEGETLSCGTGSTASALISAKIGKVSGDVVHVETVGGPLDIGVGDRATMTGPAETVFVGEIPF from the coding sequence ATGACGATCGCGTTTACGAAGCTTCACGGCAACGGGAATGATTTCATTCTGATCGATGAGATGGCGGGTACGGTTATCCCGGATGATATGAAGGCGCAGTTTGCAGTGAGTTACTGCGATCGCCGGTTTGGTATCGGCGGTGACGGCGTTCTGTTTATCTCGCCGTCCCAGACGGCGGATGTGCGGATGCGCCTGTTTCAGCCGGATGCCAGCGAGGCGGAGATGTGCGGCAACGGTATCCGGTGTCTGGCAAAGTATGCGTTTGACAACAACTATGCAAAGACAAAGTCGTTTTCGGTGGAGACGCTTGCCGGTGTCCTGACCGTCCGCGCAGGGTATGATGCTGCGGGCGATTTCTCCGCTACGATTGATATGGGTGTTCCCGCGTATGATGCTGCGGCGATTCCGGCAGTGGGTTCCGGGGATTTCTCCGCCGAGATTGCGGGCATGACGGTGTATGCGGCAAACACCGGCGTGCCGCACGCGGTCATTTTTGTGGAGGATGTTGCGGCGGTTGATCTTGATGCCGTTGCTCCGCAGATCCGTCACCATGCTCTGTTTCCCAAAGGAACGAACGTGAACTTTGTGCAGGTGACCGGCCCGTCTGCGATTACCATCCGGACATTTGAGCGCGGTGTGGAAGGGGAGACGCTTTCATGCGGCACAGGCTCTACTGCTTCGGCCCTGATCTCGGCAAAGATCGGGAAAGTCTCGGGCGATGTGGTGCATGTTGAAACGGTCGGCGGTCCGCTGGATATCGGGGTTGGCGATCGTGCAACGATGACGGGACCCGCCGAGACGGTGTTTGTCGGCGAGATTCCCTTCTAA